A genomic stretch from Lathyrus oleraceus cultivar Zhongwan6 chromosome 2, CAAS_Psat_ZW6_1.0, whole genome shotgun sequence includes:
- the LOC127123078 gene encoding uncharacterized protein LOC127123078 → MKLVMKFSKIMQDEFKMSLMGELNYFLGIHFKKLDKGTFVCQTKYSNDDLLKRFGMEDANSIDTLMPINGNMERNGNGKDVDVKKYIGMIVSLLYLTASKSDIMFSVCMYAHYQSDPKKSHLKVVKHILRYLHGTSKYVLWYSKGSDCNLVGIPIPIFLVANQIGRVLMELVTHFQIP, encoded by the coding sequence ATGAAACTTGTCATGAAGTTTTCTAAGATTATGCAGGATGAGTTTAagatgagtctcatgggggagTTGAATTACTTCCTTGGGATTCATTTCAAGAAACTTGATAAAGGAACATTTGTGTGTCAAACTAAATATTCCAATGATGACTTACTAAAGAGATTTGGCATGGAAGATGCAAATTCAATTGACACTCTGATGCCTATAAATGGAAACATGGAAAGGAATGGAAATGGTAAGGATGTAGATGTCAAGAAGTATATAGGTATGATCGTTTCTCTTCTATATCTCACTGCATCTAAGTCGGATATTATGTTTAGTGTGTGCATGTATGCTCATTATCAATCGGATCCTAAGAAATCTCATTTAAAAGTCGTAAAACATATTCTTAGGTATCTTCATGGTACTTCTAAGTATGTCCTTTGGTATTCCAAGGGAAGCGATTGTAATTTGGTTGGTATACCGATTCCGATTTTTCTGGttgcaaatcagataggaagaGTACTAATGGAACTTGTCACACATTTTCAAATTCCTTAG